The nucleotide window ATGCATGAGGTGATAGTCGCCCGCAATGCCGTCGACGGCGGAGTATTGCGCCATTGGCGACACCACCACGCGGTTTTTCAACGTGACGCCGCGCAGCGTGAAGGGCGTGAACATGGGCGGGACGGAATGCTTCTCCGGCGCGCGATTCACGCCGGAACGCCGGGCGAGCCAGTCTTCGAATCCGGACAGATAACGGGCGTCGCGCTCACGCAGATTTTCGTGAGAGATGCGCTGCGAGCGCGTAAGCAGCGAATACGCGAACTGTTCCGGCTCGAACGACGTATAGCGGTCCACATGCTCGAACCATTCCGTCGAATTGCGCGCGGCGTTTTGAATGCGCAATACGTCGATGCTGCGCACGTCGGTGTAGTGCTTCAGCGCGGCCGACAGATCACCCGGATGCGCGCCCATGCTGTTGGCGAGTTCGATCGAATCTTCGAGCGCGAGCTTGGTGCCGGAGCCGATCGAGAAGTGAGCGGTATGCGCGGCGTCGCCCATGAGGACGACCGGAGTTTGGCTGCCGTCGGCGTTGCTGCGCCAATGCACCCATTCCTCGTTGACGACGCGCGGGAAGCGAATCCATTGCGACGAGCCGCGCAAATGCGCCGCGTTCGACAGCAAGGCGTTGCCGTCCAGATACTTCGCGAACAGCTTTTCGCAGAAGGCGATGCTGTCTTCCTTGCTCATTTCGTCGAGGCCCGCGGCGCGCCACACGCGCTCCGGCGTTTCGACAATGAACGTGGAGGTCTGATCATCGAAACGATAGGCGTGCGCCTGAAACCAGCCGAATTCGGTTTCTTCGAAAGCGAAGGTGAAGGCGTCGAAGAGTTTCCTGGTGCCGAGCCAGACGAAGCGGCAATCGCGCATGTCGACGGCGGGCTGATAAGTGGCCGCATACTTCTGACGGACCGCGCTGTTGGCGCCGTCGCAGGCGATGATCAGGTCGGCTTCGTAGACGCTGTCGTCTGTGACCTGCGTTTCGAAAACCAGCTTGACGCCGAGTTCCTCGCAGCGCGCCTGCAGGATATTCAGCAGACGCTTACGGCCGATGCCGCAGAAGCCGTGGCCCGACGAACGGATTTGCCGGCCGCGGAAATGGATCTCGATATCGTCCCAGTGATTGAAGGCGTCGAGAATCGCGTCGGCGCTCGGGGCGTCGGCGGCGCGCAGATTGCCGAGCGTCTGGTCGGAGAACACGACGCCCCAGCCGAAGGTGTCGTAAGGACGGTTGCGCTCGACGACCGTGACGTCGTAGGCCGGGTTCCGGCTCTTCATCAAGAGGCCGAAGTACAAACCGGCGGGGCCGCCGCCAATGCAAACGATGCGCATGCTTGTTCCCCATATGTGGACGCTGCTGATGGGGATAATTTAGGTGTAGATAGTTTAGATGTCAAGTAAATGTGGATGGATTGTCGTCTGCTTGTTCGCGACGGTGATCGGAAGAAATATAGTCGGTCGAAGAAAAATATAGACGGTCGAAGTGATCCGAGAGAATGACTGGGAGGGGCAC belongs to Paraburkholderia sp. FT54 and includes:
- a CDS encoding bifunctional salicylyl-CoA 5-hydroxylase/oxidoreductase, with the protein product MRIVCIGGGPAGLYFGLLMKSRNPAYDVTVVERNRPYDTFGWGVVFSDQTLGNLRAADAPSADAILDAFNHWDDIEIHFRGRQIRSSGHGFCGIGRKRLLNILQARCEELGVKLVFETQVTDDSVYEADLIIACDGANSAVRQKYAATYQPAVDMRDCRFVWLGTRKLFDAFTFAFEETEFGWFQAHAYRFDDQTSTFIVETPERVWRAAGLDEMSKEDSIAFCEKLFAKYLDGNALLSNAAHLRGSSQWIRFPRVVNEEWVHWRSNADGSQTPVVLMGDAAHTAHFSIGSGTKLALEDSIELANSMGAHPGDLSAALKHYTDVRSIDVLRIQNAARNSTEWFEHVDRYTSFEPEQFAYSLLTRSQRISHENLRERDARYLSGFEDWLARRSGVNRAPEKHSVPPMFTPFTLRGVTLKNRVVVSPMAQYSAVDGIAGDYHLMHLGARAMGGAGLVMTEMTCVSPEARITPACPGMYAPEHLAAWKRIVDLVHRQSDAKIGIQLGHSGAKGSTRVSWEGIDQPLAEGNWPLISASPQQYLRGVSQRSREATQDELREIEAQFVRAVQMSAEAGFDWLELHCAHGYFLSSFLSPLTNQRTDEFGGSLENRLRYPLQVFKAIRAVWPQDKPISVRISAHDWVEGGTTPDDAVKIAEAFKAAGADMIDVSSGQVSKDEKPVFGRMFQTPFADRVRNEAGIATIAVGAISEADHVNSIIAAGRADLCAIARPHLANPSWTLNEAAKIGYFDVMWPKPYTAAKSQLERNLERERAQAAANAGLSPQERAQRAEGTV